One Rhodothermus bifroesti DNA window includes the following coding sequences:
- a CDS encoding sulfotransferase family protein: MNRLPDFLIIGAQKSATTWLAHVLRQHPRIFMPEHEPHFFNYPQPIKRYLQAFSQAHPDQLIGEKTPDYLHLSRRQIAEVRKLLPHARLIVILRNPIARAWSQARMELSVVNKRQLSQRDLLGLALHVYFARNRLRTKYAQALRRWLKFFPKEQLLVLFYEDLRKDPVDILQRVFAFLNISPLPRPQLESLVAQRVWASPEHTLPKTLRYALTKQYISQTLLLERMGWRVPSEWPRPEELQTLRTGKPWLPLAASMLTGCMTLLTLPERSLVYIGRCFPSLRLYRFYDHLQHWRFLRLGFSRK, translated from the coding sequence ATGAACCGATTACCTGATTTTTTGATTATCGGTGCGCAAAAAAGCGCCACAACTTGGCTGGCTCATGTGCTGCGGCAGCACCCGCGTATTTTTATGCCTGAGCATGAGCCGCATTTTTTTAATTATCCTCAGCCTATTAAACGTTACCTTCAAGCCTTTAGCCAAGCCCACCCTGATCAGCTTATCGGCGAGAAGACGCCCGATTATTTGCATTTGAGCCGTCGCCAAATTGCCGAAGTGCGCAAACTGCTTCCGCATGCACGACTGATTGTTATACTGCGTAACCCTATAGCCCGGGCCTGGAGTCAGGCCCGGATGGAACTTTCTGTGGTGAATAAGCGCCAGCTTAGCCAACGGGATCTATTAGGACTAGCGCTGCACGTCTACTTTGCGCGTAATCGGTTGCGAACCAAGTATGCTCAAGCGCTGCGCCGTTGGCTTAAGTTTTTTCCTAAAGAGCAGCTGCTCGTACTCTTTTACGAAGACCTTCGTAAAGATCCTGTTGACATCTTGCAGCGCGTCTTTGCTTTTCTCAACATATCCCCCTTGCCGCGACCACAACTTGAGTCGTTGGTAGCGCAACGGGTCTGGGCTTCTCCTGAACATACACTTCCCAAAACCCTGCGCTATGCGCTGACCAAGCAATATATTTCTCAAACACTGCTCCTAGAACGTATGGGGTGGAGGGTGCCATCGGAGTGGCCTCGGCCAGAGGAGCTGCAAACGTTGCGGACAGGAAAACCTTGGCTTCCCCTAGCTGCAAGTATGCTCACTGGATGCATGACCTTACTTACTTTACCTGAGCGGTCGCTGGTTTATATAGGGCGCTGTTTTCCTAGCCTGCGGCTTTACCGGTTCTATGACCACTTGCAACACTGGAGGTTTTTGCGTCTCGGCTTTTCACGTAAATAG